The Cherax quadricarinatus isolate ZL_2023a chromosome 31, ASM3850222v1, whole genome shotgun sequence genome contains a region encoding:
- the LOC128697804 gene encoding ATP synthase-coupling factor 6, mitochondrial: MIVARLIPEAKSLRTALCRNYGISAVLLKKTSDPIQQLFVEKIQEYSKKSKAAGGKLVDVTPDMEKQLQHELDRVARQYGGGAGVDMTKFPTFKFEDPKIDPLA; this comes from the exons ATGATTGTAGCCAGGCTTATTCCCGAAGCAAAATCACTGCGCACAGCATTGTGTCGTAATTATGGTATATCTGCTGTGCTTTTAAAGAAGACATCGGATCCTATCCAGCAGCTGTTTGTGGAAAAAATTCAAGAATATTCAAAGAAGAGCAA GGCTGCTGGTGGAAAGTTGGTAGATGTTACCCCAGACATGGAGAAGCAGCTGCAGCACGAGCTGGACAGAGTTGCTCGTCAGTatggaggtggtgcaggagtagACATGACGAAATTCCCAACTTTCAAGTTCGAag